Proteins encoded within one genomic window of Sphingomonas cannabina:
- a CDS encoding DUF448 domain-containing protein, producing MRNPRNEAALAPQRTCILSRDEAPREGLIRLALAPDGSVLPDIRAKAPGRGAWIGVTKVELEAAQAKGKLKGALARAFKGATLVIPDELGAQIAAQLQRAALDRLGLEAKAGRLLTGTDRIEAAARSGQLHLLLHAADAGEDGMRKLAQAWRVGSDAEGSGLKGLALPVPRPILSLALGRENVVHVGLTDAQAAKRVEQSLLRWLHFIGPEPVPDACADPPVGASASVNLSEATHASHEGI from the coding sequence ATGCGGAATCCTCGCAATGAGGCCGCGCTAGCCCCTCAGCGCACTTGCATCCTCTCGCGCGACGAAGCGCCGCGTGAGGGACTGATCCGTCTGGCTCTGGCGCCGGACGGGTCCGTGCTGCCCGACATCCGTGCCAAGGCGCCCGGCCGCGGCGCCTGGATCGGCGTCACCAAAGTCGAGCTCGAGGCCGCACAGGCCAAGGGCAAGCTCAAGGGGGCGCTCGCGCGGGCGTTCAAGGGCGCCACGCTCGTGATTCCCGACGAGCTCGGCGCCCAGATCGCCGCGCAGCTTCAGCGTGCCGCACTCGATCGGCTGGGGCTTGAGGCGAAGGCCGGCCGCCTCCTCACCGGCACCGATCGAATCGAGGCGGCGGCGCGATCCGGCCAGCTCCACCTGCTGCTCCACGCCGCGGATGCGGGCGAAGACGGTATGCGCAAGCTCGCCCAGGCGTGGCGCGTCGGCTCGGATGCGGAAGGATCGGGCCTCAAGGGATTGGCATTGCCCGTCCCACGCCCCATATTGTCCTTGGCGCTCGGCCGCGAAAATGTGGTACATGTCGGCCTGACGGACGCTCAGGCGGCGAAGCGGGTGGAGCAATCCTTGCTCCGCTGGCTCCACTTTATCGGACCTGAACCTGTACCCGATGCTTGCGCAGACCCGCCGGTCGGCGCATCGGCATCCGTCAATCTGTCCGAGGCGACGCACGCCTCACACGAAGGAATTTGA